In Archangium violaceum, the following are encoded in one genomic region:
- a CDS encoding OmpA family protein, with the protein MKVKALCISLALLAVPAVSFAQSPFDQIKKAAGDAGKGAVEKRVNTKLTEEARKNQCSFKSGTDVLEPGCDKKLKNLANALIEAKKQLDSAGVKNFKFEVSGHTDSSGDAAKNKELSAKRAEVIVKELAARGVPRAEIISVGRGSEQRLVKPDDTPAKKAKNRRYEIQVRL; encoded by the coding sequence ATGAAGGTGAAGGCGCTGTGCATCTCCCTGGCTCTGCTCGCGGTCCCCGCGGTCTCGTTCGCGCAGAGCCCGTTCGACCAGATCAAGAAGGCAGCGGGCGACGCGGGCAAGGGCGCCGTCGAGAAGCGCGTCAACACGAAGCTGACGGAGGAGGCCCGCAAGAACCAGTGCAGCTTCAAGTCGGGCACCGACGTGCTCGAGCCCGGCTGCGACAAGAAGCTCAAGAACCTGGCCAATGCCCTCATCGAGGCGAAGAAGCAGCTCGATTCGGCCGGCGTGAAGAACTTCAAGTTCGAGGTCTCCGGGCACACCGACTCGAGCGGTGACGCGGCCAAGAACAAGGAGCTCAGCGCCAAACGCGCCGAGGTCATCGTCAAGGAGCTGGCCGCCCGGGGCGTGCCCCGCGCGGAGATCATCTCCGTGGGCCGTGGCTCGGAGCAGCGACTGGTGAAGCCGGACGACACGCCGGCCAAGAAGGCGAAGAACCGGCGCTACGAGATCCAGGTCCGGCTTTGA
- a CDS encoding lantibiotic dehydratase gives MQRLVPLGHFVVRTPLLGFEELAARVEGVDAASRESVYRKRLDDLLSVPRVREALSLGSPALSGDMDVWRSAPDSGHGLKVERALVKYVSRMIGKPTPLGLMGGYTLGQVGGETRLELEAPGAYLRQSRLSYEYLHQLAGALSRTSELEPELLLFPNTSLYTIAGYIRYVRTTTSHGSRRYEWVALEDNEYLQRALLRAGSGATRQEVAEAIAGEEVDASEAMAFVRELVALELLVPTLAPPLTALNGLERLAEAVARTSSGKPFARRLHSVREALAEIDRVGMSREPAGHGRVMSLLEPLPAPVDPRRLVQVDLLKPGRQVRLGTEVVEELKRGITLLHRIGAFPLPMPLEHFRNAFVQRFGTREVSLLEALDPEFGVTFGPTGGPDDLAGAQREERSSEWHRAMEAREDYWLGRITDALRRGLTELELTDAEIQALPSSAPPPLPSLMTVVAAVAARSKEELAAGHFRIRLDHVNAGGRLLSRAAHLFPELREELRDALSREELASPGAVHAEIVHLPGGAVGDIVAREALHEREIVFLGQPSAPPEHQIPASDLRVSVVGTRIVLRSARLGREVIPRLSNAHDYFGWNLAVYRFLATLQHQDSTSALVFNLGRMRRARFVPRIVSGRLVLSVARWTVWREDLARAAGDEAGGSSEIERLRTTLRLPRFVYLEESEGPLLMDLDNPLSAEILRRAINKEPSTTLTEVFPSPEELSVRDREGRHFNHELYVPFMTAAAAPSRPRALVQAGASRTAPRSHLPGSDWLYIKLYTAPMLLDPVLSRLAPVIARGRESGVIDQWFFVRYADPEWHLRIRFHGTPSRIRSELLPLLEEAAGSLHASGQLWRLQYDTYEQELERYGGPEGMAWAEKVFHRDSEFALAACALSEDGGESSQRWWAALRATHALLVDLGFDLGERWELAKGLKDEALSGMSHELAREVLSHRYRQLRATVQQVLESEDAGGRFDLAILEHLNTRSERLRPQVESARREAAAQNWSIRALAGSCVHMQLNRLLPRDVKAREASIYDFLARYYGSALARKPEERQA, from the coding sequence ATGCAGCGCCTCGTTCCCTTGGGACACTTCGTCGTTCGAACGCCACTGCTCGGGTTCGAGGAGCTCGCGGCCAGGGTCGAGGGTGTCGATGCGGCGTCGCGCGAGTCCGTGTATCGCAAGCGACTCGACGATCTGTTGTCTGTTCCGAGGGTGCGAGAAGCCCTGAGCCTGGGTTCACCAGCACTCAGCGGGGACATGGATGTCTGGCGGAGTGCACCCGACAGCGGCCACGGACTGAAAGTGGAGCGGGCCCTGGTGAAGTACGTGTCGCGGATGATTGGAAAGCCCACGCCTCTTGGGCTGATGGGGGGATACACTCTCGGTCAAGTGGGCGGAGAAACCAGGCTCGAGCTCGAAGCCCCCGGTGCCTATCTCCGCCAGAGCCGCCTGAGCTACGAATACCTTCATCAGCTGGCGGGCGCGCTCTCCAGGACGTCCGAGCTCGAACCAGAGCTCCTCCTCTTCCCAAACACCAGCCTCTACACCATCGCCGGCTACATTCGATACGTGAGAACGACGACGAGCCATGGCTCGCGTCGGTATGAGTGGGTGGCCCTGGAAGACAATGAGTACCTCCAGCGGGCGCTCCTGCGTGCCGGGAGTGGAGCGACACGCCAGGAGGTGGCGGAGGCCATCGCGGGAGAAGAAGTGGATGCATCCGAGGCCATGGCGTTCGTCCGAGAGCTCGTCGCGCTCGAGCTCCTGGTCCCCACCCTGGCACCGCCCCTGACGGCGCTGAATGGGCTCGAGCGGCTGGCGGAGGCCGTTGCTCGCACCTCTTCGGGCAAGCCCTTCGCTCGGCGGCTTCATTCGGTCAGAGAGGCGCTTGCCGAAATCGACCGGGTGGGCATGAGTCGCGAACCCGCGGGTCATGGCAGGGTGATGAGTCTGCTCGAACCACTCCCGGCGCCAGTAGACCCACGCCGTCTCGTCCAGGTCGATCTGTTGAAACCGGGCCGTCAGGTGCGGCTTGGCACCGAGGTGGTAGAGGAGCTGAAGAGGGGAATCACCCTCCTCCATCGCATCGGTGCCTTTCCGCTCCCGATGCCTCTCGAGCACTTTCGAAATGCCTTTGTTCAGCGATTCGGAACGCGCGAGGTCTCCCTTCTCGAGGCGCTCGATCCGGAGTTCGGCGTCACCTTCGGGCCCACGGGTGGGCCGGATGACCTCGCGGGTGCCCAGAGGGAGGAACGCTCCTCGGAATGGCATCGGGCCATGGAGGCGCGGGAGGACTACTGGCTCGGCAGGATCACCGACGCCCTGCGGCGAGGTCTTACCGAGCTCGAGCTCACGGACGCTGAGATTCAGGCGCTCCCTTCGTCCGCTCCTCCCCCACTCCCTTCGCTGATGACCGTCGTCGCCGCCGTGGCCGCTCGTTCCAAGGAGGAGCTCGCGGCAGGACACTTCCGGATCCGGCTGGATCATGTCAACGCAGGGGGGCGGCTTCTCTCACGAGCCGCCCATCTGTTCCCAGAGCTGCGAGAAGAGCTCCGAGACGCGCTGTCCCGCGAGGAGCTCGCGTCCCCCGGTGCGGTCCATGCGGAGATCGTCCACCTTCCGGGAGGCGCGGTCGGAGACATCGTCGCGAGAGAAGCGCTCCACGAGAGGGAAATCGTCTTTCTTGGCCAACCGAGCGCTCCTCCCGAGCACCAGATTCCGGCTTCGGATCTCAGGGTATCGGTGGTTGGAACGCGGATCGTCCTTCGCTCCGCCCGGTTGGGACGCGAAGTGATTCCAAGGCTCTCCAATGCCCACGACTATTTCGGTTGGAACCTGGCGGTGTATCGGTTCCTGGCGACCTTGCAACACCAGGACTCGACCTCCGCCCTGGTCTTCAACCTCGGGAGGATGAGACGTGCCCGCTTCGTTCCGCGAATCGTCTCGGGACGGCTGGTTCTCTCCGTCGCCCGGTGGACGGTCTGGCGGGAAGACCTGGCCCGAGCAGCCGGCGACGAGGCTGGGGGCTCCTCGGAAATCGAAAGACTGAGGACCACACTCCGACTCCCCAGGTTCGTCTACCTGGAAGAGAGCGAAGGCCCTCTCTTGATGGATCTGGACAATCCCCTGTCCGCCGAAATCCTGCGACGGGCGATCAACAAAGAACCCAGCACCACCCTGACGGAAGTCTTCCCCAGTCCCGAGGAGCTGAGCGTCAGGGACAGGGAGGGGCGCCACTTCAACCATGAGCTGTACGTACCGTTCATGACCGCGGCCGCCGCTCCGTCCCGGCCACGGGCTCTGGTACAGGCGGGCGCATCACGGACGGCTCCGCGATCGCATCTCCCTGGTTCGGACTGGCTCTACATCAAGCTCTACACCGCACCGATGTTGTTGGACCCCGTGCTGAGCCGCTTGGCTCCCGTGATCGCTCGGGGCCGGGAGTCCGGGGTCATCGACCAGTGGTTCTTCGTTCGTTACGCGGACCCCGAGTGGCATCTCCGCATCCGGTTCCACGGAACGCCTTCGCGAATCCGCTCGGAGCTCCTCCCGCTCCTCGAAGAAGCGGCCGGAAGCCTGCACGCGTCGGGTCAGCTCTGGAGGCTTCAATACGACACGTACGAGCAGGAGCTCGAACGCTACGGTGGCCCGGAGGGAATGGCTTGGGCGGAGAAGGTCTTCCATCGCGACAGCGAATTCGCGCTTGCCGCGTGCGCACTGAGCGAGGATGGCGGCGAGAGCTCCCAGCGATGGTGGGCCGCCTTGCGCGCCACGCATGCGCTCCTCGTGGATCTGGGATTCGATCTGGGTGAGCGCTGGGAGCTCGCGAAGGGACTGAAAGACGAAGCCCTGTCCGGGATGAGCCATGAGCTGGCCCGGGAAGTGCTCTCCCATCGGTACCGCCAACTTCGCGCCACCGTGCAACAGGTGCTCGAATCCGAGGACGCGGGCGGACGGTTCGACCTGGCCATCCTGGAGCACCTGAACACGCGCTCCGAGCGGCTTCGCCCTCAAGTGGAATCAGCTCGACGAGAGGCAGCCGCACAGAACTGGAGCATCCGCGCACTGGCGGGCAGTTGCGTTCACATGCAGCTCAACCGGCTGCTGCCGCGAGACGTGAAGGCGCGGGAAGCGAGCATCTACGACTTCCTGGCCAGGTACTACGGTTCCGCGCTGGCCCGGAAGCCCGAGGAGCGACAGGCTTGA
- a CDS encoding sensor histidine kinase has protein sequence MSVSLSHSPRVLVVDDNAAFLDNLQELLGDAGYLVQGASSCREARERARDGFDVALVDLRLPDGEGTALARELKEKVPESEVVLLTGFATLETAVAAVRAGACAYLMKPCAPNELLLTLEQAMRQVRLQAEKRELARRAQVTEKLAAVGTMTAGLSHEIRNPLNAAALQLSVLERRVRRLSTELQPNLLEPLLLVRDEIRRLDHILEDFLQFARPREFRPEPVEVKTLLRRVVDLLGSQADARRVRLELDGDGGTSVPPISGEEERLRQVLINLTINALEATPAGGLVRVSAGREGSVAWITVDDTGPGIAPEIRDRLFEPFFTTKAQGSGLGLSIVHAIVTQHGGTLEVGSSPEGGARFILRLPLTP, from the coding sequence ATGAGCGTCTCTCTCTCCCATAGCCCCCGCGTGCTCGTCGTCGACGACAACGCGGCCTTTCTCGACAACCTCCAGGAATTGCTCGGTGACGCGGGCTACCTGGTGCAGGGTGCCTCCAGTTGCCGCGAGGCCCGTGAGCGGGCCCGGGATGGCTTCGACGTGGCGCTGGTGGACCTGCGGCTGCCAGACGGGGAGGGGACGGCGCTCGCCCGAGAGCTGAAGGAGAAGGTGCCCGAGTCCGAGGTGGTGCTGCTCACCGGCTTCGCCACGCTGGAGACGGCCGTGGCGGCGGTGCGCGCGGGGGCCTGCGCCTACCTGATGAAGCCCTGCGCGCCCAACGAGCTGCTGCTCACGTTGGAGCAGGCCATGCGCCAGGTGCGCCTGCAGGCCGAGAAGCGCGAGCTGGCGCGCCGGGCCCAGGTGACGGAGAAGCTCGCCGCGGTGGGCACCATGACGGCGGGGCTCTCGCACGAGATTCGCAACCCGCTCAACGCGGCGGCCCTGCAGCTCTCGGTACTGGAGCGGCGGGTGCGGCGGCTCTCCACGGAGCTACAGCCCAACCTGCTGGAGCCGCTGTTGCTGGTGCGGGATGAGATCCGCCGGTTGGATCACATCCTCGAGGACTTCCTGCAGTTCGCGAGGCCGCGCGAGTTCCGCCCGGAGCCGGTGGAGGTGAAGACGCTGCTGCGCCGCGTGGTGGATCTGCTGGGAAGTCAGGCGGACGCGCGCCGGGTGCGGCTGGAGCTGGACGGGGACGGGGGCACGTCGGTTCCCCCCATCTCGGGCGAGGAGGAGCGGCTGCGTCAGGTGCTCATCAACCTGACCATCAACGCGCTGGAGGCCACGCCCGCCGGAGGGCTCGTCCGTGTCTCCGCGGGTCGCGAGGGCTCCGTGGCGTGGATCACCGTGGACGACACGGGCCCGGGCATCGCGCCGGAGATCCGCGACCGGCTCTTCGAGCCCTTCTTCACCACGAAGGCCCAGGGCTCGGGTCTGGGGCTGTCCATCGTCCACGCCATCGTGACGCAGCACGGCGGCACGTTGGAGGTCGGCAGCTCGCCCGAGGGTGGGGCGCGGTTCATCCTGCGCCTGCCCCTGACTCCCTGA
- a CDS encoding SMP-30/gluconolactonase/LRE family protein, whose product MRPLLLIAAVLTTAACVRNAPSADATERSTGNKAPALELVAQSPRQWTGIALSKEGRVFVNFPRWSEDVPVSVAELKNGQVSPWPDATWNEWKPGTAEQNRFVAVQSVVIDDQDRLWVVDTGNPWFKGVIATPRLHQFDISSGRLVRSYAFPPEVSSGDSYLNDVRVDTEREVAYFTDSQAGGLVILDLKSGSSRKVLKDHPSTHAEVDHLMVLGRRFNKAVQSDGIALSTDRKTLYWSALSGHTLWRIPTEALLDPKLDDKALASQVERAHTIVAPDGILFDDKGVLWLGGLEDGSIYRYVPGGAYEQVIQDPRLLWPDSFAQGPEGWIYVTTTQIHLPPAERGPYGIYRFQP is encoded by the coding sequence ATGCGTCCACTTCTTCTGATTGCCGCCGTCCTCACGACGGCGGCCTGTGTCCGAAACGCGCCCTCTGCCGATGCCACCGAACGCTCAACGGGAAACAAGGCCCCGGCCCTCGAGCTCGTGGCCCAGTCACCGCGGCAGTGGACGGGGATCGCGCTCTCGAAGGAAGGCCGCGTCTTCGTCAACTTCCCCCGCTGGTCCGAGGACGTTCCCGTCTCCGTGGCCGAGCTGAAGAACGGGCAGGTCTCTCCCTGGCCAGATGCCACCTGGAACGAGTGGAAGCCGGGCACGGCCGAACAGAACCGCTTCGTCGCGGTCCAGAGCGTGGTGATCGACGATCAGGACCGGCTCTGGGTCGTGGACACCGGCAATCCCTGGTTCAAGGGGGTCATCGCGACGCCCCGGCTCCACCAGTTCGACATCTCCAGCGGACGGCTGGTGCGCAGCTACGCCTTCCCTCCCGAGGTGTCCTCCGGCGACAGCTACCTCAATGACGTCCGCGTCGACACGGAGCGCGAGGTCGCCTACTTCACCGATTCACAGGCCGGGGGCCTGGTGATCCTCGATCTGAAGAGTGGAAGCTCGCGCAAGGTGCTGAAGGATCATCCCTCCACCCATGCCGAGGTCGACCACCTGATGGTGCTGGGCCGTCGCTTCAACAAGGCGGTCCAGTCCGACGGGATCGCGCTCAGCACGGATCGCAAGACGCTCTATTGGTCCGCGCTCTCGGGTCACACGCTCTGGCGCATTCCCACCGAAGCGCTGCTCGACCCCAAGCTCGACGACAAGGCCCTCGCCAGCCAGGTGGAGCGGGCGCACACCATCGTGGCTCCCGATGGAATCCTCTTCGACGACAAGGGGGTCCTGTGGCTCGGTGGACTGGAGGATGGATCGATCTACCGCTACGTGCCCGGCGGAGCCTACGAGCAGGTGATCCAAGATCCCCGCCTCCTCTGGCCGGATAGCTTCGCGCAGGGCCCCGAGGGGTGGATCTACGTCACCACCACGCAGATCCACCTGCCGCCCGCTGAGCGCGGTCCCTACGGCATCTACCGTTTCCAACCCTGA
- a CDS encoding response regulator, whose amino-acid sequence MRNYLLLDDNQAFAENLAEILRDGGDEATVVTDGVRALELARSRHFDVLLTDMKMPGMSGAAAVHHIRKVDPGLAAVVITAHPGEDDLETARREGLLAVLPKPVPIPLLVGLLSQARRDGLVALVEDDLALSDNLTEVLRSRGFSCVTARSVLDADQLASVRPFAALVDLRMPGGPDGEALRRLRARFPELPVFVMTAFPDVASTLPEHRGIFSKPFDTAALLETLERIHDERRPRTS is encoded by the coding sequence ATGAGGAACTACCTGCTGCTCGATGACAACCAGGCCTTCGCGGAGAACCTGGCGGAGATCCTCCGGGATGGCGGGGATGAGGCCACGGTGGTGACGGATGGGGTTCGGGCGTTGGAGCTGGCGCGCTCCCGCCACTTCGACGTGCTCCTCACGGACATGAAGATGCCCGGGATGAGCGGAGCCGCGGCGGTGCACCACATCCGCAAGGTGGATCCGGGGCTCGCCGCCGTGGTCATCACCGCCCACCCCGGGGAAGACGACCTGGAGACGGCCCGGCGCGAGGGGCTGCTGGCGGTGCTGCCCAAGCCCGTGCCCATTCCCCTGCTCGTGGGGCTGCTGTCCCAGGCGCGCCGGGACGGGTTGGTGGCGCTCGTCGAGGACGACCTGGCCCTCAGCGACAACCTCACCGAGGTGCTGCGCTCCCGCGGCTTCTCGTGCGTCACCGCGCGCTCGGTGCTGGATGCCGACCAGCTCGCCTCGGTTCGGCCCTTCGCCGCGCTGGTGGATCTGCGGATGCCGGGGGGTCCGGACGGCGAGGCGCTGCGCCGGCTGCGGGCGCGCTTCCCCGAGCTGCCGGTGTTCGTGATGACGGCCTTCCCGGACGTGGCGTCGACCCTGCCGGAGCACAGGGGCATCTTCTCCAAACCCTTCGATACGGCGGCGTTGCTGGAGACGCTGGAGCGAATCCACGACGAGCGCCGACCGCGGACATCATGA
- a CDS encoding WD40 repeat domain-containing protein produces MRARPLGWVGLALLLASCSALRPAGEVSGAGTTERSLRARIYLAKGDAAAESRQWGLAAGYFAAARMETDSLAAQWGQAWARSRASTRLWTKTFEGSVLTATFSPDGRVLASAGTDSVIRLWDVSRGELLAKLEGHSAEVHAVAFSPDGRLLASAGRPGEIRIWDSSQGRQVALLQGHSDVVRGLAFSPGGKMLASCGVDKTVRVWDVGAGTERMRFEHDEYAISVAFSGDERHLLSTSMDRSTRVWDLGARTELHRLVGHEEKVESGAFSADGQRIMTAAADRTVRFWSTRSGQLLDVLRIQSGVSATIIDPQFRLLVQAGWDGRIQLFDARSGELLERLDAHRSFAMTVALSPDGLTFASGGRDGSLHVWSRPRTPAEVILRGHQVWVEALAFSEDQALVSGGEDGLRLWSLPEGNALEPRSLGTGISSLAVSPDRKLIAAGGLDGTVRVLEAGSGRQLLALSGVTGSVRALAIAPDGKSLAAGGDRDILLWSLPSGSVLGQLTGHTGKIWSLAFEPAGNRLASGGADNTVRLWDLNRRQQILQLDTGGLVRAVAFTPSDNRLVTAGINQPIRIWDAMDGRLVKALDEGAVGALSIGMSQDGRFMASGGMDLLVKVWSLPSGELMGRSAGHQGMPTAVSFSPGMSALASAGADKTIRLIKFDDLAHPPPIQTGLAEAMLRYGLTWNEERLLLQNR; encoded by the coding sequence ATGAGGGCTCGGCCGCTGGGTTGGGTGGGCCTGGCGCTGCTGCTGGCTTCCTGCTCGGCCCTCCGGCCCGCCGGTGAAGTCTCCGGGGCGGGCACGACCGAGCGGAGCCTGCGTGCGCGAATCTACCTGGCGAAGGGTGACGCGGCGGCCGAATCGCGGCAATGGGGTCTGGCGGCGGGTTATTTCGCGGCCGCCCGCATGGAGACGGACTCGCTGGCGGCGCAGTGGGGGCAGGCCTGGGCGAGGAGCCGTGCCTCCACCCGATTGTGGACGAAGACATTCGAGGGCTCCGTTCTCACCGCCACGTTCTCCCCGGATGGCCGGGTGCTTGCTTCGGCGGGAACCGATTCCGTCATTCGCCTCTGGGATGTGAGCCGCGGAGAGCTGCTGGCGAAGCTCGAGGGCCATTCAGCCGAGGTACATGCCGTCGCCTTTTCCCCGGACGGCCGACTGCTGGCCTCCGCGGGCCGGCCGGGGGAGATCCGCATCTGGGACTCGAGTCAAGGCAGGCAGGTGGCCTTGCTCCAAGGCCATTCGGACGTGGTGCGTGGCCTGGCGTTCTCGCCCGGCGGGAAGATGCTGGCTTCCTGTGGCGTGGACAAGACGGTCCGCGTCTGGGACGTCGGCGCCGGGACCGAGCGGATGCGGTTCGAGCACGACGAGTACGCGATCTCCGTCGCTTTCTCCGGAGATGAAAGGCACCTGCTCTCGACGAGCATGGACCGGAGTACCCGGGTCTGGGATCTGGGTGCGCGCACGGAGCTCCACCGCCTCGTCGGACACGAAGAGAAGGTGGAGTCGGGGGCCTTCTCCGCCGATGGACAGCGGATCATGACCGCGGCTGCCGACCGCACGGTCCGTTTCTGGAGCACCCGGTCCGGACAGCTCCTCGATGTCCTGAGAATCCAGAGCGGCGTCTCGGCCACCATCATCGATCCCCAGTTCCGGCTCCTCGTCCAGGCGGGGTGGGATGGGCGCATTCAGCTCTTCGATGCGCGCAGTGGCGAGCTCCTCGAGCGTCTGGATGCACATCGCTCGTTCGCGATGACGGTCGCCTTGTCTCCAGACGGGCTCACCTTTGCTTCAGGCGGACGGGATGGCTCGTTGCACGTCTGGTCCCGGCCCAGGACTCCCGCTGAAGTGATCCTTCGGGGACACCAGGTCTGGGTGGAGGCGTTGGCGTTTTCAGAGGACCAGGCGCTCGTCTCGGGCGGGGAGGATGGATTGCGCCTGTGGAGCCTCCCGGAAGGGAACGCCCTGGAGCCGCGCTCGCTCGGAACGGGGATCTCCTCCCTCGCGGTGAGCCCGGATCGCAAGCTCATCGCGGCGGGCGGACTGGATGGGACGGTGCGTGTCCTGGAGGCAGGCTCTGGCCGGCAGTTGCTCGCCCTGTCCGGCGTGACCGGGTCCGTTCGCGCATTGGCCATTGCTCCGGATGGGAAGTCCCTCGCGGCAGGCGGAGATCGCGACATCCTCCTCTGGTCGCTGCCCTCTGGCTCCGTCCTCGGTCAGCTCACGGGTCACACGGGAAAAATCTGGTCCCTGGCCTTCGAGCCAGCGGGGAATCGTCTCGCATCTGGCGGCGCGGACAACACCGTGCGCCTCTGGGATTTGAATCGCCGTCAGCAGATTCTCCAGCTCGACACGGGGGGGCTGGTCCGAGCGGTTGCCTTCACCCCCTCCGACAACCGCCTGGTGACGGCGGGCATCAATCAACCCATTCGTATCTGGGATGCCATGGACGGCCGCCTGGTGAAAGCGCTGGACGAGGGGGCTGTCGGAGCTCTGTCCATTGGCATGTCACAGGATGGGAGGTTCATGGCCTCGGGTGGAATGGACCTGCTGGTCAAGGTCTGGAGCCTTCCTTCCGGGGAGCTGATGGGCAGGAGCGCTGGCCATCAAGGAATGCCAACCGCCGTCTCATTCTCGCCCGGTATGTCGGCCCTGGCCTCGGCGGGGGCCGACAAGACGATCCGCCTGATCAAGTTCGACGACCTCGCTCATCCACCGCCGATACAGACGGGACTCGCCGAGGCGATGCTTCGATATGGGCTCACCTGGAACGAAGAGCGGTTGCTCCTCCAGAACCGTTGA
- a CDS encoding DUF6445 family protein, with amino-acid sequence MPEISFLVVDDFCPDVDSKRREALGAQYRNLNSTGLYSDFRATTPEIEQISRLLGVPLVPAAPEGTGRFAFRAANEQHSMDIHVDHCDWGGILYLNPPEQCEGGTCFWRHNETGLEKWPTRDEVLDIYSLLEGKTVWDYFVVQEGMHRDRWTQSFFLPMKYNRLILFRGQFFHSQANSFGDHIENARLTQLFFFNEAR; translated from the coding sequence ATGCCGGAAATCTCCTTCTTGGTCGTGGACGACTTCTGCCCCGACGTCGATAGCAAGCGACGCGAGGCGCTTGGTGCCCAGTACCGGAACCTGAACTCGACCGGGCTGTACTCCGACTTCAGGGCCACGACGCCCGAGATCGAGCAGATCTCCAGGTTGCTCGGGGTACCCCTCGTCCCCGCGGCTCCAGAAGGGACGGGGCGCTTCGCTTTTCGAGCCGCCAACGAGCAGCATTCGATGGACATCCATGTCGACCACTGCGACTGGGGGGGCATTCTCTATTTGAATCCCCCGGAGCAGTGCGAGGGCGGCACCTGCTTCTGGCGGCACAATGAAACCGGGTTGGAGAAGTGGCCGACCCGAGATGAAGTCCTCGACATCTATTCGCTTCTCGAGGGCAAGACGGTCTGGGATTACTTCGTGGTCCAGGAAGGGATGCACCGCGATCGGTGGACGCAGTCCTTCTTCCTCCCGATGAAGTACAACAGGCTGATACTGTTCCGGGGCCAGTTCTTCCATTCCCAGGCGAATTCGTTCGGCGATCACATCGAGAACGCGCGTCTCACACAGCTCTTCTTCTTCAACGAAGCCCGGTAA
- a CDS encoding protoglobin domain-containing protein, whose product MAETLFEELKRYVGFGPEEEQALRALHEVARPHFRDIAHVFYSRILEHEGARNALAGESQVGHLKVTLQAWMEQLLRGPWDEDYYLLRCRIGRMHVRIALPQHYMFGAMNVLREEFNRVIDEHYVGQPASLRAARSALGKILDLEVAIMLHTYREDLLAQQARSERLSTFGQLVGSIGHELRNPLGVIETSLFILKGRPLATDERAAKHLERIGEQVALANRIVTDLLDMIRDRPLKREPLRLDEVWKDALTSVQVPAGVSIRAERLSELPTLQGDPGQMRQVFVNLLENAVHAVGEAGSVTLSATKGVDAVELHLEDSGPGVSESIRRRMFEPLMTTKARGIGLGLPLVKRILERHGGSIAYAPREGGGARFVLRLPLPTASTQVPP is encoded by the coding sequence ATGGCGGAGACCTTGTTCGAAGAGTTGAAACGGTACGTGGGCTTCGGGCCGGAGGAGGAGCAGGCGCTCCGAGCCCTTCACGAGGTGGCTCGCCCCCACTTCCGTGACATCGCGCACGTCTTCTACTCGCGCATCCTGGAGCACGAGGGCGCACGCAACGCCCTGGCGGGTGAGAGCCAGGTGGGCCACCTCAAGGTCACGCTGCAGGCGTGGATGGAGCAACTGCTGCGCGGGCCGTGGGACGAGGACTACTACCTCCTGCGCTGCCGCATCGGCCGCATGCATGTGCGCATCGCGCTGCCCCAGCACTACATGTTCGGCGCGATGAACGTCCTGCGGGAGGAGTTCAACCGCGTCATCGACGAGCACTACGTCGGCCAGCCCGCGTCGCTCCGGGCGGCGCGCTCGGCCCTGGGGAAGATCCTCGATCTCGAGGTGGCCATCATGCTGCACACCTACCGGGAGGATCTGCTCGCCCAGCAGGCACGCAGCGAGCGGCTGTCCACCTTCGGGCAGCTCGTGGGCTCCATCGGGCACGAGCTGCGCAACCCGCTGGGCGTCATCGAGACGTCGCTCTTCATCCTCAAGGGCCGGCCCCTGGCCACCGACGAGCGCGCCGCCAAGCACCTGGAGCGCATTGGCGAGCAGGTGGCGCTGGCCAACCGCATCGTCACGGATCTGCTGGACATGATTCGCGATCGTCCGCTCAAGCGAGAGCCCCTGCGGCTCGACGAGGTGTGGAAGGACGCGCTCACCTCGGTGCAGGTCCCCGCGGGCGTCTCCATTCGCGCCGAGCGCCTGTCCGAGCTCCCCACGCTGCAGGGAGACCCCGGGCAGATGCGCCAGGTCTTCGTCAACCTGCTGGAGAACGCCGTGCATGCCGTGGGCGAGGCGGGCTCCGTGACGCTGTCGGCGACGAAGGGCGTGGACGCGGTGGAGCTGCACCTGGAGGACTCGGGGCCGGGCGTCAGCGAGTCCATCCGGCGCCGCATGTTCGAGCCGCTGATGACCACCAAGGCCCGAGGCATCGGCCTGGGCCTGCCGCTCGTCAAGCGCATCCTCGAGCGCCATGGCGGCTCCATTGCCTACGCGCCTCGTGAGGGCGGCGGCGCGCGTTTCGTCCTGAGGCTTCCCCTTCCCACCGCTTCCACGCAGGTGCCGCCATGA